The proteins below are encoded in one region of Helianthus annuus cultivar XRQ/B chromosome 2, HanXRQr2.0-SUNRISE, whole genome shotgun sequence:
- the LOC110935384 gene encoding uncharacterized protein LOC110935384, giving the protein MRTKVSNFNNIYNNFVNSSRRKSGASNVDVMTQAHNDYRMNHGYMFTLVTTWERLRKSPKWHLVPPFDPTRPRSKQSKSTSTTEPSGSDARTVISLNDDADEFEEPEELPRPTGRDKSKAKARGKSNTSDGPSKMSEFEASLNKIISIGEKGKSHLPEEDRVILEARKAQIRAKYM; this is encoded by the coding sequence ATGAGGACGAAGGTTAGCAACTTCAACAACATATACAATAATTTCGTCAATAGTAGTCGAAGGAAAAGTGGTGCGAGCAACGTCGATGTCATGACACAAGCCCACAACGACTATAGAATGAACCATGGGTATATGTTTACGTTGGTAACCACATGGGAGCGTCTTCGCAAATCTCCAAAGTGGCATCTTGTACCACCGTTCGACCCAACCCGCCCTAGATCTAAACAGTCCAAATCGACATCCACCACCGAACCATCTGGGTCCGATGCTCGTACAGTAATAAGTCTAAACGACGATGCTGACGAATTTGAAGAACCAGAAGAGCTGCCTCGTCCAACTGGTAGGGATAAAAGTAAGGCCAAGGCACGTGGAAAGTCTAATACATCAGATGGCCCGTCAAAGATGAGCGAGTTCGAGGCAAGTCTCAACAAAATAATCTCCATTGGGGAAAAAGGCAAGTCACATCTACCAGAGGAGGACCGGGTCATTTTGGAGGCTCGTAAGGCACAAATTCGGGCaaaatatatgtag